The Rufibacter sp. DG15C region CATGATAACTTTTAATCATGGGCAATTCATTGAAGAGGCCATAAAGGGTGTTCTCTCGCAAAAAGTTGATTTTGGATTAGAGCTAATAATAGGTGACGATTGTTCAAAGGATAATACCATTGAAATTGTTAGAAATTATGAAATGGAATACCCTAATATAATAAAAGTTATTAGACCAGAGAGAAATCAGGGGATGATGAAAAATTTTTTGTCAACCATGCAGGCTTGTACAGGTAAATATATTGCTTTATGTGAAGGTGACGATTATTGGATTGATGAATTAAAATTGCAAAGGCAGATTGATTTTCTAGAAGGTAATAGTGATTTCGTTATATCATTCCATAATTCGAGATTTTTATTTCCAAATGGTAGTATAAAAATTCAGCATAAAAGAGGTGACCTCTTGTGTAATATGCAGGATTTAATTAAGGAAAATTTTATTGCGACAGCTTCATGTGTTTTTAGAAATAATTTATTTAAAGAATTTCCAGATTGGGCCAAGTCATTACCATTTGGTGATTGGACTTTACATATATTAAATGCGAATTATGGTAAAATTAAATATCACAGTGAAGTAATGTCGATATATAGGATGCATGAAGGAGGAGTTTGGTCAAATATATGGACGTCAAACGATCCTATAAAGGTTTTAAATGCAATTAGAGCTAAAATAGAATTCTACAACAACGTAGATAAATTGTTAAGTCATAAATATGCATGTATTATTGATAGGCAAAAGGCTAAGCTATTTGATAAAATGTTATATGAGTGTCTGAGAATTCGATCTGGATTTAAGCAAGATCTATTGTTGTTGAAATTCGGAATAAGCAACAGGTTAGTGTCCAGTAAATTCCTGATTAGTTTGTTAAAATATGCTTTAAAAAAGTATGTAATACTTCCTGTAAATAATTTAAATAAAACTGGGTTGTGAAAAAATAATTAATTTAGAGATTGTATCAAACTTAATAAAATAAAACTTAAGAGACTAACGTTATTAACAATAATCTATTAAGTTTAATTAAACTAAAGATTATTAAAACGTTTATTTGTATGAAAATAGCTCATTATTGTAACAAATTTTCTCCTTTATCTGAAACTTTTGTTTATGATGTTGTCAAGGTTTTGCAAAGTAATAAATTAGTTACAACAAGTGAGGTAATTACCCACATGCATATAAATAAGAACCAAAGACCTTATCTATATGTTACAGAGATTAAAGATGTAAGTTTAACTATTTTTCAAAAGATTTGGCATTTTGTTCTTGATAAAATAGGCTATA contains the following coding sequences:
- a CDS encoding glycosyltransferase, with the translated sequence MEKIKVSVCMITFNHGQFIEEAIKGVLSQKVDFGLELIIGDDCSKDNTIEIVRNYEMEYPNIIKVIRPERNQGMMKNFLSTMQACTGKYIALCEGDDYWIDELKLQRQIDFLEGNSDFVISFHNSRFLFPNGSIKIQHKRGDLLCNMQDLIKENFIATASCVFRNNLFKEFPDWAKSLPFGDWTLHILNANYGKIKYHSEVMSIYRMHEGGVWSNIWTSNDPIKVLNAIRAKIEFYNNVDKLLSHKYACIIDRQKAKLFDKMLYECLRIRSGFKQDLLLLKFGISNRLVSSKFLISLLKYALKKYVILPVNNLNKTGL